The genomic stretch tcaaagacgccgatctacatcctcaccgaagcgatttacatttccccctcatttgtttgagggccctcttgctagtgttcctatttggttccctagttgattgttgttgatgtgttgttgttgattgttgtattgttacagatttgggagcctccaattcagttgtggatgtatgccccaagaactttgtaaaggcccggtttccgcctcgaggaaatcccttagtggaagtgggctaggccttcgtggcgttgcccataggagatctgagtgaagccttcgtggctgttggtttggctttcatagcaaccacactcctcaaaacgtagacgtaccttcttgcaaaggaagggaactacgggaatcatctccgtgtctccgcgtgctccactctcggttacctctatcctattctatctcttatattgtgtagctatatcttgcttagttgatcaccttgtcatataggtcaattcacttagttgcatatctagagaatttacctttgtgtcaaacctaaattgaaaaagaactaaaaaatggTTAGCACctgttcaccccccccccctctaggtgcggcatacgatcctttcagtcccggtatggatgtcctaagttgagatctatcaaaaacgagaaatcaaatgcgatctatctccttggacctttgtacaggcggcatacaggtacccctttgtgacacttggttgaaacatatgttatgcaatgataatccatgtaaatccaagctaattaggacaaggtgcgagcattattggtattctatgcatgaggcttgcaacttataggatgtcttatgcataacacatatgaattattactaccattgacaaaattgtttctatgttttcaaaataaaagctctagcacaaatatagcaatccatgcttccctctgcgaggggcctttcttttactttattttgagtcagtttacctacttctttctatcttagaagcaaacacttgtgtcaactgtgtgcattgattccgacATACTTGCTtacttgcattcatcatattactttatgttgacaatcatccatgagatatacatccatgagatatacatgttgaagttaaaagcaactgctgaaacttatatcttcctttgtgttgcttcaaaactttctactaagaatctattgctttacgagttaactcctatgcaagtcttattgatgcttgtcttgaaagtactattcatgaaaagtctttgctatatgattcagttgtttagtcattgtctttaccattgcttcgaaacatagtcattgtctttaccattgcttcgaaacacttcattcatctcatatgctttacaatagtattgatcaagattatgatagcatgtcacttcagaaattatccttgttatcgtttacctactcgagggcgagtaggaactaagcttggggaagcttgatacgtctcaaacgtatctataatttcttatgttccatgctagttttatgacaatactcacatgttttatacatactttacatcatttatatgcatttccggcactaacctattaacgagatgccgaagagccaattcatgttttctgctgtttttggtttcagaaatcctacagaggaaatattctcggaattggacgaaatcaacacccagggtcttatttttccacggagcttccagaagaccgaagagcatacgaagtggggccacgaggtggccaaaccacagggcggcgcggccaaggaggggcccgcgccgccctgtggtgtgggcccctcgtcagccctccgactctgcccttccgtctacttaaactctccgtcgcgagaaccctatcaccgagagccacgatacggaaaaagttccagagacgccgccgccgccaatcccatctcgggggattcaggagatcgcctccggcaccctgccggagaggggaatcatcacccggagaactctacatcaccatgatcgcctccggactgatgtgtgagtagttcatccttggactatgggtccatagcagtagctagatggttgtcttctcctcatgtgctatcatgtttagatctttgagctgcctatcatgatcaagatcatctatttgtaatgctacatgttgtgtttgttgggattcgatgaatatggaatactatgtcaagttgattatcaatctatcatatatgtgttgtttatgatcttgcatgctctccgttgctagtagaggctctggccaagttgatacttgtaactccaagagggagtatttatgctcgatagtgggttcatgcctccattgaatctgggacaggtgacagcaagttctaaggttgtggatgtgcttgttgccactagggataaaacatcgatgctttgtctaaggatatttgtgttgattacattacgcaccatacttaatgcaattgtctgttgtttgcaacttaatatcggaaggggtgcggatgctaactcgaaggtggactttttaggcatagatgcatgctggatagcggtctatatactttgtcgtaatgccctaagtaaatctcatattactcatcatgatatgtatgtgcattgttatgccctctctatttgtcaattgctcaactgtaatttgttcacccaacatgctatttcttattggagagacaccactagtgaacggtggaccccggtccattcttttacatctgaatacaatctactgcaatcattgttctctactgttctttgcaaacaaacatcattttccacaccatacgtttaatcctttgtttacagcaagccggtgagattgacaacctcgctgttaagttggggcaaagtattttgattgtgttatgcaggttccacgttggcgccggaatccctggtgttgcgccgcactacactccgtcagcaacaaccttcacgtgttccttgactcctactggttcgataaccttggtttcttactgagggaaaatttgctgctgtacgcatcacaccttcctcttggggttcccaacgggcgtgtgctttacgcgtcgtcaggcagcggtggctagggttggacGGCGGGGAAAAGCGAGAAGTGCGCGCcggtggggttttaagggaggcggcggacgcgcattgaagccacgtgggtaaggtaggtggacgccgcgtggccagtcgccgccctcgccgtttGGGTTTtcgcgcgggaggccattaacgccgatgaACAACCTCCCCGCGTCGTTTCAAATGTGAACCTCCgcgttctctcgctgacaatgcgCCCCCACCCGTGAAACCCGTCGTTCCGTGAGGCGCCGGCgcgtccgattcgcgcccttggcaaaGGGGCCGGcatggggttgccggcgattctattgggctcaaaaAATCATCACCGCCGTTTAGTGCGCACCGGTGCGAGCTCATTTTCACTCccggcccccaaaacgctatcggggccactgtcggggccgccggtggagatgctctaactccaGTCTAATTGGATATTAATGGGTGTAAAGAGGTTGTAATGCGCGCAATTTCGCTGTTGCTGGGTTCAGATCGTGTGGGCTCGCAAACCTGGCGCCTACATGCGTGTTGGGAGAGAGTTAAATTTGCAACTTTTTTTGCTATTTATTTGCGTGGCCTAAGCATAGCGACTCCGGGAAAAAACAAACTTGAGGGAGTCGACGGAAATGGTACTCGCGGGTGGGCGCTCTTGATCTCGTTGGTTACCGAGGAAGAACACGGAGAGAGGACGAAACATCTTATGGTCCAACTATGGTCAAGTATTCAGGGTTTTTCAAGTTGCATCCTCTCACAACTGATTAGATACGGACAAATACTACAGGAAATATTTTAAATTTGTGAAGGCGTACATATTAAACATGTGATTGTCTTTTATGCAATATGACTTTTTGCCGAAACAATAGGTTggtagtttcaaaaaaatgtcctTTTCTTTCTTACTGGCAGCTGTGGATAttgtaccatggtatgtgttggtcagatttttttcttttcgagaaaacgcaaaagacttttGCGTTTCATTCCATTAAAAAGATAGATAGTTTTAAAGCCTCCTATGAGGCGGGGTACAGATACAAGGAGCGACTCAGTGCACATCCCACCAGGTCGTCGGAACCACTACCCTAATGCCCTTTGCGCCGGCCCGAGCCCAAAGATCAGCCTCTTCGAAAATCTCCTGAACCAAGTCATGCACCGGGGGCTGTGTTCTGTCAAACACGCAAGAATTGCGATGTTTCCAGATCATCCAAGGCGTCAGCAGGGTGAAGGAGTCCAGCCCTTTGCGCATGGGTTTAGGGGTCAGCTGCCTGGCCTTGCGCCACCACTCGTCAAGGGAGGTGTCGTTGCTGTCAGGTGGTTGGCAGGTCATGCGAAGGCGAGCCAGCACTTCGTGCCAAACCTGTCGCGAGAAGGGATAGGCGAGGATGAGATGGTGCATGGTCTCAGGCATCTGGTCGCAGAGGAGACAGCGAGGATGGTGTTGTAGGCCTCGTCTGGCAAGGCGTTGGGCTGTCCAGCAGCGATCCATGCCGGCGAGCCAAGCGAAGAACCTGACCCGCGGCGGTGCCCACATCTTCCAGGTAAGCTTCCAGGAGCTAGAAGCGGTGGAGCCATGGAACTGCGCAAGGTAGCAGGACTTGGCGGTGTAGGTGCCGCTGTCCGTCCACTTCCAGATCAGCCTATCAGGCTCCATGCCAAGCGTAGTGCGCGAAACAGCCACCCAGAGAGCCAAATATTGGCCAATCTCGTGCACGCCAAGGAGGCCGTGAATGTCCTGAGCCCAGGCGTTTCCAAGTAGCCCTTGGGCGACGGTCCTGACCTTGCGCCGGCGCTTGGGGATGCAGTCGTAGAGGCTGGGCGCGATCTCACGAACAGCGCGGCCGTCGATCCACCGGTCTTCCCAGAACAGCGCGTCCTGTCCGTTCCCAACCGTCATGGTGGTAGAGGCAAAGAACAACGCTCGTTCCTCATGGGTCGCTCCACGCACGTCGATCATCCGTGCGGGAGAGCCAGATCCAGCGTAGACGCAGCGCAAGGCCCGTCCGCTCCATGTCCGGTATGCCCAGGCCGCCATACGAGATGGGTATGCACTCTGCGGATGCGTCTCCAATTGACGTGGCAGTTGCCACCCTTGGCTTCCCTCTTTCCCTCCCACAGGAATCCCCTTTTTATCTTGTCGATGAGTTTTAAGGTTTTCTTGGGGAGTCCAAGGACAAGCTGCTGGTGGATGGGAATGGCCCTGATCACCGCCTTGACCAGGGTTGCTCGCCCAGCCTTGGTCATGAGCTTCGCCTTCCAGGTGGGGAGGCCAGCCGCGGCGCGTTCAACCAGAGGTTGCAGCTGTGCTGCTGTCGGTCTCCGCAGGGTAAGCGGTATGTCAAGGTAGGTGAGCGGCAGGCCGGCCGTGGGGCAGCCCAGCTCGTGCAGTACTGGCGTTGCGGCGTCCTCGTTGCAGTGAATAAGCGTGGCCGAGCTCTTTGTGTAGTTGACCTGAAGCCCAGACGCGCGTCCAAACAGCCGCAGGATCTCACGCACGGTGGTCACGTCTTCCATCGTGGGGCAGCAAAACAGGACCATGTCGTCGACATATAGCGAGAACCCCGGGGTGCGTCGCCGTCGACATATAGCGAGAACGCCGGTGTGCGTCGCCGTGGGTGCAACTGTTGCAGGATGCCTGCGCTGATCGCGTGCTGAACGAGGCGGCCGAGGGCGTCGACACCCAGGACGAAGAGCTGCGGCGAAAGGGGGTCGCCCTGTCATTTCAGATTTGTAACTTTGAGAAGTATGGTTGTGCCCACTCTGTGATTATGTGAATCGAGTAAATGCAGCACCAAGAAGAACATAATACCGAGCCTTTTTAGGGGAATTTGCCCTCTATGACGCTTTGATCACCTTGATGCACATAGTCGATAgatttttcatttcttttctgcGCCAATGTGCATGTATATTTTCAACAGGGGTGTTAAATTGGAGCAATGGAGGTGCTAGGTAAGTGTAGAACCTCGACCAAACTTCACTCTTTACTCTTCATACACACAAAACCTTCAGTCGGATTATCTCAGCCGTCAACAACAGCAAAAAAAAAGTGCTATACAGCGATAAGTTATGGTTCATGACATGAAAATGTCTGCCAAAACCTACATAACATTTTCCTTCTTGTCTCTGGGCATGGCAACTCCATTTGAACAATGCCTCGTATGGAAGGACCCAAATGGATATAAATGTACAAGTATACTCCCCAGACGAGCAGCTCGCCTTTGAGCTTTCACCTAATATAATCCAATTCGGTTGCTGTGAAACTTACCTTGCCTGACCAACACTATCTGGGATCCCATTTCTTTGGAACCACTCTGGCATATGAAATGTATCATACAACGCCGGTCTAACATCCTTTTGAAGAGAGAGATGCTTGAGAAGCGGAAAGATCACTCCCATGAGCTAAAATTTTAGGAACATAAGTGGTTCAATAACGTTGGAAATTTTTAAGTTTAGAACCAAAGAATAATCTTATATCTACTGTACCATTTTACCTGGTTATCCACGGGCTGTCTAGCTGAAAACGTAAGGCACGGTATCCCATTCAGTGGCTGTAGTAGGAAACTATATGGATTGTTATCAACAAGTACAATTTTACGGAAATCTGTGGACAAACAAGAAAGATCCTTTACATGGTCTCTGTATTCCCTGAAATTGAGAATATGCCAGAATTATAAAACTGAACTAGCTCAACTAATGAGGCAGAAAGCTTTAATTTCATATATATATAAACATGAACAGAATGATCAACCACATATACAAGCTGATGGGAGCATCTGTACAATAACCGGCTTACCATAAACTGGAAATAAATAAGATAACATCAGGCAAAGGTAACCATAAACAAAAGTTAACATAGTGCCCATGTCGGCAAACAGTTCAGTGTGAATGTGCACCTGTAGAACTGGTTTCAATTGATtctgacaaaaaaaaaatttgttccaACGGATTCAGAAAAAAAATGGCTTCAGTCGATTAAATAGAAGACATGGTTTCTATCTTGGATATGCACATACTTGTATTGTATCTCAAATTTGCATGCCTTAGTAATAAAATGGATTGGGGGTAGTAGTTGACACTAAATCAAAAGAAATACTCCGTACCAAAATTTGATGAGCATAAATGACTGCCACCAAGTGGTGCAAAAGCACTTAGGTATGTAAGTTTTTACTTGAAAAAGGCCTCCAACTAAAGTCAGCCAGGTTCGCATTTCACTATTTCAGTAAGCAAGACAACTGTCGCTATAATACTATTGAAGTCAGGAGCACAACAGTCCATTATCTATGCCTTACAGGCATGCTAATAACAACTTACGTATTAACAGTTGACGGTCTGTAGAGACGGTGGCAGAACCTGTTGTGAGCATCTATCCTATCAACCAAGGGCTTTGCATATCCTGGGGAAACCACACATCAGTTATATGCAGTGAAATCATCTGGGCTCTTGATGGAGAGCAATATGAATATTCTGCAGCACAAACCTTCCAAACCAGCTGTGAAGAGTATAAGATCGGCGAATTCACTAGTCTGCTGCAAGAACTCATGCAGACCAGGACGCTCAAATACAGTTACACGGTTCATCCTCTGTCTGCCTTGGGCATCCTTTACGGCAACAAATACAGATTTTCATAAGTACCTCCCCAGAAAGTGAGAAGTAAACTAAAACAATAAGATGGATCTGGTAGGAAAAGGCACAAAGATGGCCTCATGCTTGCCTTCTCAGATGACACACACTCCATGTCAAAGCAATGCAACCCTGCTTCGATCGCCTGGGTGCGCACGGTAGCAGGAAGGCTCGATGACTCGTATGCACAGACTAATGTCTCATCCAAGTCCAGCACTACCTGAAGATGCACCCCCAAAAATATTTCACGGATTATGCAGGTAGCAAGGAAGCTGACTGAAGAAGACTTGATAACTAAAACAACAAGTTAAGCAGACGTTTATAGCCTAACCCTACAGTTCTGTTTTAAGAGAGACATGGTGATAATCCGTTAATTTCCTAGTAAATCAGACCACCATTTCACCTCAAAATTAACCTTGCTTAACACTGCTTTCTGGACACAGCAATCAAGTTCTAGAACTGAAAACTGTCAAAACAAGTTCTAGAGCCACGACTAATTTAGCTGCAGCTAAGAGCTAACCACTATCCCCATAATCAGCAACCACACAGGTGATCCCTAGCATACGCAAAATACCATAGCCCAGGGCAAGGGCACTATCATTTCGTGCGCGTCCGTACCGTGAGCCGCCCAGGCGGCGGAGACAGGGGCGGCAGAGGACGCAACTCGTCAGCACGGGGGGCCTCGGTTGGGAGCCGCGCGAAGGCCACCGCGGGGGC from Lolium rigidum isolate FL_2022 chromosome 4, APGP_CSIRO_Lrig_0.1, whole genome shotgun sequence encodes the following:
- the LOC124650440 gene encoding CTD nuclear envelope phosphatase 1 homolog, whose amino-acid sequence is MAAAEVYTPAPPLQHRGQAVWLAVVGWLGLLLQVLLRVIRGAPSSCAKLLKFLGLRHPLLSAAPAVAFARLPTEAPRADELRPLPPLSPPPGRLTVVLDLDETLVCAYESSSLPATVRTQAIEAGLHCFDMECVSSEKDAQGRQRMNRVTVFERPGLHEFLQQTSEFADLILFTAGLEGYAKPLVDRIDAHNRFCHRLYRPSTVNTEYRDHVKDLSCLSTDFRKIVLVDNNPYSFLLQPLNGIPCLTFSARQPVDNQLMGVIFPLLKHLSLQKDVRPALYDTFHMPEWFQRNGIPDSVGQAR